One part of the Granulicella arctica genome encodes these proteins:
- a CDS encoding YtcA family lipoprotein, producing the protein MLSACAFCTGCSRAPSISVIGSFFPVWMLCLLIGTVLTFVARAVLVRFRLETEVGPLALFYPCLGTLCACLLWLIFFQ; encoded by the coding sequence ATGTTGTCTGCATGTGCGTTCTGCACCGGATGCAGCCGGGCACCTTCGATTTCGGTCATCGGCTCGTTCTTCCCCGTGTGGATGCTTTGCCTCTTGATCGGTACCGTTCTAACGTTCGTCGCACGAGCGGTACTGGTGCGATTCAGGCTCGAGACCGAAGTAGGTCCCCTTGCTCTGTTCTACCCGTGCCTGGGGACGCTTTGCGCCTGCCTGCTGTGGTTGATCTTCTTCCAATAG
- a CDS encoding 2OG-Fe(II) oxygenase, which produces MNQLTVIQQDAIIVDQVLSDAHLCELGDVIAEAGFAKVIATDRNDIWKQNGALNPEAGSVQVIWTEDDDLNKVVKRFDSVATYPTQTVLDEILHVAKGVAKDQHLLDGGLTEGDEYIGIVAYFYRYPPGSRLVWHLDSSYLGGFAMCLTSDWNENWGGYFAFENASDTHCPSGFGHYVEPRFNRMVVFGSKVRHAVLSVANDAPTSRIGIAGFFVKKAHAKAMLKVPA; this is translated from the coding sequence ATGAATCAACTTACGGTCATTCAGCAGGACGCGATTATCGTGGACCAAGTCCTTTCGGACGCTCATCTTTGCGAACTCGGGGACGTTATTGCAGAGGCGGGATTCGCAAAGGTGATCGCTACCGACCGCAATGATATCTGGAAGCAGAACGGTGCGCTCAATCCCGAGGCCGGGTCTGTTCAAGTCATTTGGACAGAGGACGATGACTTGAACAAGGTGGTAAAGCGTTTCGATTCGGTTGCTACCTATCCGACGCAAACGGTCCTCGATGAGATATTGCACGTCGCGAAAGGTGTGGCGAAAGATCAACATCTTCTCGATGGCGGATTGACAGAAGGCGACGAATACATCGGAATTGTCGCTTATTTCTATCGTTACCCTCCTGGGTCCAGACTGGTTTGGCATCTTGATAGTTCCTATCTCGGCGGTTTTGCCATGTGCCTGACATCTGATTGGAACGAGAATTGGGGCGGCTATTTTGCCTTTGAGAATGCATCGGACACCCATTGTCCTTCGGGATTTGGTCACTATGTTGAACCGCGGTTCAATCGCATGGTTGTCTTTGGTTCAAAAGTGAGACATGCGGTTCTCAGCGTCGCAAACGACGCGCCGACTTCGCGGATAGGAATCGCAGGCTTCTTTGTAAAGAAGGCTCATGCGAAGGCGATGTTGAAGGTCCCCGCATGA
- a CDS encoding TolC family protein, translated as MAELIDIAERNNPRTRAAWERTKQRAERLGIAKSAYYPLLVGIATFADQRFINPFPEALLPRGYSMVETPVVQPQIALQYLLFDFGKREGEVGSAKAEALAAGADFIHENQEVAFAVSKAYYDLMTAQERSGATRDILKTAQTTQDAAEARLQNGRATLPDVLNARAETAQATFDLASAEGQEQIVRVSLAEELGAEPTPDIRIDAQKNAPLPATLDLPIKALVDRAIEDRPDLQAQLLEIQAADQQIRVAKGAYRPSIVLSGSVAQTAIWPTADNSGLGSANETTWGASLGIQWRIFDGGARKNELAGARSRSREATDKLRDLRDHAQREVWSSYIAFQTAQRQQQAATALLQAANESYSSSLDAYRSGVKNLVDVVSAEKQLALARLSSVSARSQLFLQAVQIEFTTGNLLRSLPPATALQKQDGPPQ; from the coding sequence TTGGCGGAATTGATCGACATTGCAGAGCGCAACAATCCGAGGACGAGAGCAGCTTGGGAGCGCACAAAGCAGCGGGCAGAGCGGCTAGGGATAGCGAAGAGCGCGTATTACCCACTCCTTGTCGGTATCGCCACCTTCGCCGATCAGCGGTTCATCAACCCTTTCCCGGAAGCCCTCTTGCCACGGGGATACTCCATGGTTGAGACCCCGGTAGTTCAGCCGCAGATCGCGCTCCAATATCTCTTGTTCGACTTCGGCAAGAGGGAGGGCGAAGTTGGCTCCGCAAAAGCGGAGGCGCTGGCTGCCGGAGCCGATTTCATTCATGAGAATCAAGAAGTCGCGTTTGCGGTCTCAAAGGCCTATTACGATCTCATGACCGCACAAGAGCGTAGCGGGGCAACACGAGACATTCTCAAGACAGCTCAGACCACTCAAGACGCCGCTGAAGCGAGACTTCAGAATGGCCGGGCCACCTTGCCCGATGTACTCAATGCAAGGGCGGAAACGGCACAGGCGACCTTCGACCTCGCGTCTGCAGAAGGGCAGGAGCAGATCGTGCGCGTCAGTCTGGCTGAAGAACTTGGCGCTGAGCCGACGCCGGACATTCGAATCGATGCGCAAAAGAACGCACCTCTTCCCGCTACCCTCGATCTTCCGATTAAAGCTCTCGTTGACCGCGCCATAGAGGATCGCCCCGATCTGCAGGCGCAGCTTCTCGAGATCCAAGCGGCTGACCAGCAAATACGAGTCGCCAAAGGAGCATACCGCCCGAGCATCGTTCTGTCCGGCAGCGTGGCCCAAACCGCGATCTGGCCTACGGCGGATAATTCGGGCCTCGGCTCGGCGAACGAGACCACATGGGGAGCGTCACTCGGGATACAGTGGCGCATCTTCGACGGGGGGGCGCGCAAGAATGAGCTTGCGGGTGCCCGGTCCCGGAGCCGCGAAGCCACCGACAAGCTGCGGGATCTCCGAGATCATGCACAACGTGAGGTGTGGAGTAGCTACATTGCCTTTCAAACCGCACAGCGACAGCAGCAAGCGGCGACCGCTTTATTGCAGGCAGCCAATGAGTCGTACAGCTCATCTCTCGATGCCTACCGCAGCGGGGTAAAGAACCTGGTCGATGTTGTCTCAGCTGAAAAGCAGTTGGCACTTGCGCGACTTTCCTCGGTAAGTGCTCGATCTCAGCTTTTCCTGCAGGCGGTGCAAATAGAGTTCACCACTGGCAATCTCCTGCGGAGTCTTCCGCCAGCGACAGCACTTCAGAAACAGGATGGGCCTCCACAATGA
- a CDS encoding helix-turn-helix domain-containing protein translates to MIDEKLNASCNQVPTMEGLAERCGLSDGHFARAFRQSFGSSFHKYLLEARIKRAQKLLLESNASLKQIALEIGYADQPTFTESFTRVVGMPPGRYRRRFGLLLSEVHHSDETWLEEQVRGT, encoded by the coding sequence ATGATTGACGAGAAGTTGAACGCATCTTGCAATCAGGTCCCCACAATGGAGGGCCTTGCCGAGAGATGCGGTCTCTCGGATGGACACTTCGCGCGCGCTTTCCGACAAAGCTTTGGCAGTTCGTTTCACAAATACTTGCTTGAGGCGCGGATCAAGCGAGCCCAGAAGTTGTTACTCGAATCGAATGCGAGTCTGAAGCAGATCGCGCTCGAAATCGGCTACGCGGACCAGCCGACGTTCACCGAGAGCTTTACTCGCGTGGTCGGGATGCCACCGGGAAGGTATCGTCGGCGTTTCGGTCTTCTCCTGTCCGAAGTTCATCATTCTGACGAGACCTGGCTCGAAGAGCAGGTTCGAGGAACGTAA
- a CDS encoding alpha/beta hydrolase, with translation MMPVIGGKHPVPESALSRRAFLGAGTAIGASLLLGRTVEAAATQAVTAQEKSGLASHTFSTPRHTTRYWEAGPLDGPLMIFLHGWPGIGLVWRAQVEAFASEGWHCVAPDMRGYGASSMPTASDAYALREIVQDMIELHDHLGARPAIWVGHDLGSPVVGALAAHHAKRSRGVVFVSVPYSPEAFALPSLLPLVDRKLYPEDQYPDGQWDYYRFYLTHFDQTVTDFNADIPASLAAIYRSGNPASVGKLYRSALVTRNGGWFGSAHHAPAVTPDPALWPAADFDALVEAFRVTGFRPGNSWYLNDTANLAYAHAAPDHGRLHQPVLFLNGDFDGLCDINHNRVGEPMRNTCKELSVTSLPAGHWLPLELKAESVQAIRSWVKARSL, from the coding sequence ATGATGCCGGTAATCGGAGGAAAGCATCCGGTTCCTGAGTCAGCTCTCTCTCGCCGCGCCTTCCTTGGGGCCGGGACTGCCATTGGAGCTAGCCTCTTGCTCGGTCGAACAGTTGAAGCAGCAGCGACGCAGGCGGTCACGGCACAGGAAAAGTCTGGGCTAGCCTCGCACACTTTCAGCACGCCTCGTCACACGACACGCTACTGGGAAGCCGGACCTCTTGACGGACCTCTCATGATCTTCCTGCATGGCTGGCCTGGGATCGGGTTGGTTTGGCGGGCACAGGTCGAGGCATTTGCCTCCGAGGGCTGGCATTGCGTCGCGCCAGACATGCGCGGCTATGGTGCATCGTCGATGCCGACTGCCTCCGATGCTTATGCGCTTCGCGAAATTGTTCAGGACATGATCGAGCTTCATGACCACTTGGGAGCGCGCCCTGCGATCTGGGTGGGGCACGATTTGGGAAGCCCAGTCGTCGGAGCTTTGGCGGCGCATCACGCAAAGCGCAGTCGTGGTGTTGTTTTCGTTTCGGTCCCGTATTCCCCTGAGGCTTTCGCGTTGCCCAGTCTTCTCCCGCTGGTCGACAGGAAGCTGTATCCCGAAGACCAATATCCGGATGGACAATGGGACTATTACCGCTTCTATCTAACCCACTTCGACCAAACGGTCACTGACTTCAATGCGGATATCCCAGCCTCGCTGGCTGCCATTTATCGAAGTGGGAACCCTGCGTCCGTCGGCAAACTCTACCGATCCGCGTTGGTGACGCGCAATGGAGGTTGGTTCGGTTCGGCCCACCACGCTCCAGCGGTTACACCCGATCCCGCGCTCTGGCCAGCCGCCGACTTTGACGCGCTCGTCGAAGCGTTCCGCGTCACCGGTTTCCGTCCGGGCAACTCCTGGTACTTGAACGACACCGCAAACTTGGCTTACGCTCACGCTGCTCCCGACCACGGTCGTCTCCATCAACCCGTACTGTTTCTTAATGGCGATTTCGATGGACTCTGCGACATCAATCACAATCGTGTCGGCGAGCCTATGCGCAACACCTGCAAAGAGCTTTCCGTGACGAGTCTGCCGGCCGGCCACTGGCTGCCTCTCGAGCTTAAAGCGGAAAGCGTCCAAGCCATCCGCTCGTGGGTCAAAGCAAGAAGTTTGTAG
- a CDS encoding alpha/beta fold hydrolase: protein MSLSIEAPTLFLQTSREKYAYRRFGKRSQCPLLLLQHFTGTLDNWDPALTDALAAEHDLILFDNAGIGRSTGSVPKSVGEMAEHVHAFLDGLEITTCDVLGFSLGGMIAQQMVLNSPTVFRKIILAGTAPRGGTDIMHLDKPSLGKYFQDRSLRGYEILQKIFFAPTDASQQAGKDFVARLAERQVDREPPSGPEVAQAQLAAFRDWEQQIGEPFSDLKQIQQPTLIVNGVHDEMIPPFNSYRLIENLPNAVLQIYPDAGHGSIFQWHSSFARQVSGFLASDSPYAPF, encoded by the coding sequence ATGTCGCTCAGTATTGAAGCTCCAACACTTTTCCTCCAGACGAGCAGGGAGAAGTATGCTTACCGCCGCTTCGGTAAAAGATCACAATGTCCGCTGCTATTGCTCCAGCATTTCACCGGAACGCTCGACAACTGGGACCCTGCATTAACCGACGCGTTGGCAGCGGAACATGACCTCATCCTCTTCGATAACGCAGGTATCGGACGTTCGACAGGTTCGGTCCCAAAGTCTGTTGGCGAAATGGCTGAGCACGTTCACGCCTTTCTGGACGGATTGGAGATAACAACCTGCGATGTTCTTGGCTTCTCTCTGGGCGGCATGATTGCGCAGCAGATGGTCCTGAATAGTCCCACGGTGTTCCGGAAGATCATCCTTGCGGGAACGGCACCTCGTGGTGGCACAGATATCATGCATCTCGATAAGCCGAGTCTCGGGAAATACTTCCAAGACCGAAGCCTCAGGGGCTACGAGATCCTACAGAAGATCTTCTTTGCACCGACCGATGCCAGCCAGCAGGCCGGCAAGGACTTCGTTGCCCGACTTGCTGAAAGGCAAGTGGATCGCGAGCCACCCTCCGGCCCCGAAGTTGCGCAGGCTCAGTTAGCGGCTTTCCGCGATTGGGAGCAGCAGATCGGCGAACCCTTCTCAGACTTAAAACAAATCCAGCAACCAACTCTCATTGTGAATGGAGTTCACGACGAGATGATCCCTCCCTTCAATTCATACCGATTGATCGAGAACCTGCCTAATGCCGTATTGCAGATCTACCCTGACGCAGGACACGGTTCGATCTTCCAATGGCACTCGTCCTTTGCACGTCAGGTATCCGGATTCCTCGCCTCGGATTCTCCATATGCTCCTTTCTAA
- a CDS encoding efflux RND transporter periplasmic adaptor subunit, which produces MPNDPEVPKQRRMGRVLQLGVVSLTAVLLVLVLLATDRHPRTDDASVRANLIEIAPEVSGRLEQLPVKDNMFVKQGGLLFVIDPRDYEYALRQALSDQDNLEQRIADARRKIAAQDSAVGAARAAVHNTTTGVKTAGSGIDLAQATVARAKAATNAAEARWKYAQNDLHRLEPLLAKQYVTIDQVDVARTAADTARGAYDEALAALNEAQAQETQAQLRQQSASDQAAQSEALLGQAMHVVDTLDILMSQRPALAAKVDRARLDLDRCRVVAPFDAYVTNMNISEGAYAKPGAPMFTLIDARNWYVIANYREGKVKNIHIGDPVDLYLMGHPDKKFHGKVDSVGFGVLPEDGKVFGGLPDVDRTLNWVHLSTRFPVRIHVEDPDPELFRIGATAVTVVR; this is translated from the coding sequence ATGCCCAACGATCCAGAAGTACCAAAGCAGAGACGAATGGGGCGCGTTCTCCAACTCGGAGTCGTTTCTCTCACAGCCGTTCTCCTCGTCCTCGTCTTGCTCGCTACCGACCGCCATCCCCGAACGGATGACGCAAGCGTGCGAGCCAACTTGATTGAGATCGCTCCAGAGGTTAGCGGCCGACTGGAGCAACTACCAGTCAAGGACAACATGTTCGTCAAACAGGGCGGCCTGCTGTTTGTCATCGATCCGCGTGATTATGAGTATGCCTTGCGGCAGGCGCTCTCGGATCAAGACAATCTCGAACAACGCATTGCGGACGCGAGACGAAAGATTGCGGCTCAAGACAGTGCTGTGGGCGCTGCTCGTGCGGCGGTCCACAATACAACAACCGGCGTGAAGACGGCAGGAAGCGGTATTGATCTGGCTCAGGCGACCGTGGCAAGAGCCAAGGCTGCGACAAACGCGGCGGAAGCGCGTTGGAAATACGCGCAGAATGACCTCCATCGCCTCGAACCCCTGTTGGCAAAACAATATGTCACGATCGATCAAGTTGATGTGGCCAGGACAGCGGCCGACACGGCTCGTGGTGCTTACGATGAAGCACTCGCCGCACTGAACGAGGCGCAAGCTCAGGAGACGCAGGCGCAGCTGCGTCAACAATCTGCGAGTGATCAAGCGGCTCAATCTGAGGCTCTTCTCGGACAGGCGATGCACGTCGTCGACACGCTTGATATTTTGATGTCCCAGCGTCCGGCTCTTGCCGCAAAGGTTGACCGCGCACGCTTAGATCTGGATCGCTGCCGCGTCGTCGCTCCTTTCGATGCGTACGTGACCAATATGAACATTTCCGAGGGAGCTTATGCCAAACCCGGCGCCCCGATGTTCACTCTTATCGACGCGCGAAACTGGTACGTGATTGCCAACTACCGGGAGGGCAAGGTAAAAAATATCCACATCGGCGATCCCGTTGACCTCTACCTGATGGGACACCCCGACAAGAAGTTCCATGGAAAAGTTGATAGCGTCGGTTTTGGGGTTCTGCCGGAAGATGGGAAGGTTTTCGGCGGCCTTCCGGATGTCGATCGTACTCTGAATTGGGTACACCTCTCGACGCGATTCCCGGTTCGCATTCACGTCGAAGATCCAGACCCAGAGCTGTTTCGCATCGGCGCAACAGCGGTAACGGTCGTGCGATGA
- a CDS encoding FUSC family protein codes for MIGTGVIAVGSELAIVTLTNNDPIARVLSISIVTFLGGMIVGGTTKPNLGASWGLLFCLLIATWDRHVSETILVSNSLWLLAALSLSVVCTVSVEYVFGSRTPVEDLRLQFVQRYRSLATMYAACSEDTTTAKRHEAANKVSRLAVAGASGMLDIYHVIVDRNLPTKALPPDAQLRIMVLARLMDDSAAFGFKDELFSDPAVRVRCARLAAKCAELAAASDVPSEHQALKNDLPGTDLLSKIEDLVDVLAGAADPEGGLKGQEPIIVPTNKIPLVIHGAMRKPENVAFALKISLCATICYVFYHGVDWPGISTSVTTVMVTGLSTTAAMKQRLSFRLLGSITGGLLLGLGTIVFLFPLMDSITSLAILIGAVAFGIAWISGGTRFAAIGPNIAFAFYFVALVGSRASTELAPARDRLFGILLAILVMWIVFDWIWPVRTITVMQRVLASVLNGTAELVSMDPNRASAIWMNQEERLRRQIGSNLAILRGLDETVEYDLGANPGDQAETSDLIVQASLSAAALAWSQVLFLNDVEEGIEVADRVRLGLRNAIAADLASMASAIDPERGQPAPFLVDTTTLLDDGSDEYERAIVARYIDTRNLVSALLEGETSRRGVSLRPTGQRP; via the coding sequence TTGATAGGCACCGGCGTGATTGCTGTCGGGTCCGAACTCGCCATAGTCACACTGACAAACAATGATCCAATCGCCCGCGTTCTCAGCATATCGATCGTTACCTTCCTGGGTGGCATGATCGTAGGTGGCACTACTAAACCGAACCTGGGAGCGAGCTGGGGTCTTCTGTTCTGTTTGCTGATCGCTACCTGGGATCGACACGTCTCCGAGACCATTCTCGTGAGTAATTCGTTGTGGCTCCTGGCCGCGCTGTCCCTTTCGGTTGTTTGCACGGTGTCTGTCGAATACGTCTTCGGCTCCCGCACGCCTGTTGAAGATCTGAGGCTACAATTCGTCCAGCGGTACCGCTCACTGGCAACGATGTACGCCGCATGTAGCGAAGATACGACGACCGCAAAGCGCCATGAGGCAGCGAACAAGGTGTCGAGGTTAGCTGTTGCCGGTGCCAGCGGGATGCTCGATATCTACCATGTAATCGTCGATCGCAACCTGCCGACCAAGGCGCTGCCTCCCGACGCGCAGCTTCGGATCATGGTGCTGGCTCGCCTGATGGACGATTCCGCCGCTTTTGGTTTTAAGGATGAGTTGTTCTCAGATCCTGCGGTGCGGGTCCGTTGCGCACGTCTGGCGGCGAAGTGTGCGGAGCTTGCCGCGGCTAGCGACGTCCCATCGGAACACCAAGCACTCAAGAACGACTTACCCGGCACGGATCTCCTATCGAAAATCGAGGATTTGGTTGATGTGCTCGCGGGTGCCGCGGATCCTGAAGGCGGGTTGAAGGGTCAAGAGCCAATCATCGTTCCAACCAACAAGATTCCTCTGGTCATCCATGGTGCGATGCGGAAGCCTGAAAATGTGGCTTTTGCGCTTAAGATCAGCCTTTGTGCAACCATCTGCTACGTCTTCTATCACGGCGTTGATTGGCCGGGAATTTCGACCTCTGTCACCACGGTAATGGTGACAGGCCTCAGCACGACGGCAGCTATGAAGCAACGCCTTAGCTTTCGTCTGCTTGGTTCCATCACCGGGGGGCTGCTACTTGGGCTCGGTACGATTGTCTTTCTTTTCCCGTTGATGGACTCAATCACCTCGTTAGCCATTTTGATCGGCGCGGTGGCCTTCGGCATTGCCTGGATCTCAGGTGGGACGCGCTTCGCCGCGATCGGACCGAACATCGCGTTCGCGTTCTATTTTGTCGCATTGGTGGGTTCTCGTGCTTCAACGGAGCTCGCGCCGGCGCGTGATCGCCTGTTCGGAATCCTATTGGCGATCCTTGTCATGTGGATTGTCTTCGATTGGATCTGGCCTGTCCGCACAATAACCGTCATGCAGAGGGTTCTTGCTTCTGTCCTCAATGGCACAGCCGAGCTAGTAAGCATGGATCCAAATAGAGCTTCAGCCATCTGGATGAATCAGGAGGAGCGCCTGCGCCGGCAGATTGGATCAAATCTGGCGATCCTGCGAGGGTTGGACGAGACCGTCGAATATGACCTGGGAGCAAACCCGGGCGACCAAGCTGAAACAAGTGATCTAATCGTTCAAGCTTCCCTTTCGGCAGCAGCTCTTGCGTGGAGCCAGGTGCTGTTCCTAAACGATGTCGAGGAAGGTATAGAGGTCGCGGACAGAGTACGTCTCGGTCTGAGGAACGCTATCGCTGCAGACCTCGCTTCCATGGCCTCAGCCATCGATCCTGAACGGGGACAACCCGCTCCCTTCCTCGTCGATACGACCACCCTATTGGACGATGGATCGGACGAGTATGAGCGCGCGATCGTCGCGCGGTATATAGACACGAGGAATCTGGTTTCAGCGTTGCTCGAAGGAGAAACGTCGCGTAGGGGTGTCTCCCTTCGTCCAACGGGACAACGACCTTGA
- a CDS encoding TIGR03435 family protein, with translation MALAQQRFQIATIKPSAPNTSKHTQSRGTKFATTGTTVEDLLKFAYNVHVSQIVGGPSWARTDQFDVLADLEMDRRPSLDELKAMTADLLFDRFHLVLGRERRELPVFALVRAKDALKLKPASSDPSSILSGALTPPGSLYVHGGTLTDFAAYLQRYAPPEINRPVVDQTGIPGRFEFELHFTPDSSQTEGQSIASPSDAIPPPEIFSAIQDQLGLKLRATKAEVDVLNIISITPPTPN, from the coding sequence ATGGCTCTGGCGCAACAGAGATTTCAGATCGCGACGATCAAGCCAAGCGCGCCCAATACTTCGAAGCACACGCAGAGCCGGGGTACCAAGTTCGCAACCACCGGGACGACTGTAGAAGACCTGTTGAAGTTTGCCTACAACGTCCATGTGAGTCAGATTGTGGGAGGACCTAGCTGGGCCCGGACCGATCAATTTGATGTCTTGGCCGATCTGGAAATGGACCGGCGTCCCTCCCTGGACGAATTGAAAGCGATGACAGCGGATCTCCTCTTTGATCGCTTTCATCTCGTCCTGGGCCGAGAGAGACGGGAACTTCCTGTCTTTGCTCTCGTAAGAGCCAAAGACGCGTTGAAGCTAAAGCCCGCAAGTTCCGATCCGAGCAGTATCCTGTCCGGCGCGTTGACGCCTCCTGGGAGCCTTTATGTCCACGGAGGAACGTTGACTGACTTCGCAGCGTATTTGCAACGATACGCACCTCCAGAAATCAATCGGCCGGTGGTTGATCAGACCGGTATTCCTGGGCGATTTGAATTCGAGCTTCATTTCACTCCAGATTCTTCGCAGACCGAAGGACAGAGTATCGCTTCGCCTTCCGATGCAATCCCGCCACCAGAAATCTTCTCGGCTATTCAGGACCAACTTGGTCTAAAGCTCAGAGCTACGAAAGCGGAGGTCGATGTGCTCAATATCATTTCCATCACGCCTCCGACGCCGAATTGA
- a CDS encoding alpha/beta fold hydrolase translates to MNRNEMDPRWRAEADTTALIPAVNQSAASNTTISRRSFIAGGTALGAGVLLGRVARADGLSSVDGSPVKESDIATNGISLHVTEQGEGPAVLFCHGFPDTSYTWRRQMNAVATAGYRAIAPDMRGCGRSSAPADASLYTPLHTAGDLVGLLDALNIPSAVIVGHDWGATHAWNAALMRPDRFKAVFCMSVPYVPRGDVSVFERMRKSGHQNDFYMFEQMKPEADQIWADAAVTIPGMLYWASGSAPVETRWNPMDPARSLHRPAPGPLPSWVERDYVTHNIAEFQRTGFHGALNYYRAAEPYFYLSGAWKGAKVTQPSFYVSGKADGLGVLYPPFEKLRSGLPGLIGNVEIDNVGHWVQHEASAEVSDQLVKFLRTVNTI, encoded by the coding sequence ATGAACAGAAATGAAATGGATCCACGGTGGCGAGCCGAAGCAGATACGACGGCACTCATTCCGGCAGTAAACCAATCAGCGGCTTCGAACACCACAATCTCGCGCCGTTCCTTCATAGCAGGCGGTACAGCACTCGGGGCAGGCGTTCTACTCGGTCGCGTCGCGAGGGCGGATGGCCTCTCAAGCGTTGATGGTTCACCCGTCAAAGAGTCCGACATCGCTACGAATGGCATCTCTTTACACGTGACCGAACAGGGAGAGGGGCCGGCTGTTCTTTTCTGCCATGGGTTCCCCGATACGTCATATACCTGGCGTCGACAGATGAACGCCGTTGCTACGGCTGGATACCGAGCCATCGCTCCGGATATGCGCGGCTGTGGACGAAGCTCGGCCCCTGCTGATGCAAGCCTTTACACGCCGTTACATACGGCTGGTGATCTTGTCGGCTTGCTTGACGCATTGAACATCCCGAGCGCTGTCATCGTTGGTCATGACTGGGGTGCAACTCATGCGTGGAACGCTGCGCTGATGCGTCCCGACCGCTTCAAAGCTGTGTTTTGCATGAGTGTTCCTTACGTTCCTCGTGGAGATGTGAGCGTTTTCGAGCGCATGCGAAAGTCCGGCCACCAGAACGATTTCTACATGTTCGAACAGATGAAGCCGGAAGCCGATCAAATCTGGGCCGATGCCGCGGTCACGATTCCAGGGATGCTCTATTGGGCCTCGGGTTCTGCGCCTGTAGAAACGCGCTGGAACCCAATGGATCCTGCACGGAGCCTTCATCGTCCGGCTCCGGGGCCGCTGCCGTCCTGGGTCGAACGCGATTATGTCACTCACAACATCGCTGAATTCCAGCGCACCGGCTTTCACGGTGCATTGAACTACTACCGCGCTGCGGAACCCTACTTCTATCTGTCCGGGGCCTGGAAGGGAGCGAAGGTCACTCAACCTTCCTTTTACGTTTCAGGTAAGGCCGATGGTCTCGGGGTGCTATATCCTCCCTTCGAAAAGCTCCGCTCTGGCCTCCCCGGCCTCATTGGGAATGTCGAGATCGACAATGTCGGTCACTGGGTTCAGCACGAAGCCTCTGCCGAGGTCAGTGACCAACTCGTGAAGTTCCTGCGCACCGTAAATACCATTTAA
- a CDS encoding helix-turn-helix domain-containing protein, producing the protein MPKDVQSHLRLPIESRLGTLDVFPFHIWRNEERMELGIVPADGESSGLHLGETLLFRCALSAATSHAISGRLPDVASGPTEVLELHIHRTLLNTSNYPLLSLAGRPFVDIDDAVIGELAVAVLTPLPVGNHNSYTTACITKMLCARLSHLLGTDEHTSPGGFEDWQLSALMEALDESTDECPSVAQIARRCRLSVCHFSRLFKAKFGMPLHRYRVNRRIKEAKSRLVDSSDPISQIALDCGFADQSSFTRRFTAVSGVSPGIWRRQSNHESALCAVQGCLSRFANA; encoded by the coding sequence ATGCCCAAAGATGTCCAGAGCCATCTAAGGCTGCCGATAGAAAGCCGCCTCGGAACGCTTGATGTATTCCCGTTTCACATCTGGCGAAACGAGGAACGAATGGAGCTAGGAATCGTTCCTGCGGATGGAGAGAGTTCCGGGCTTCATCTCGGAGAGACCCTCCTATTTCGCTGCGCATTGTCCGCGGCGACCTCGCACGCTATTTCCGGGAGACTCCCCGATGTCGCATCGGGGCCAACGGAAGTTCTAGAGTTGCATATCCATAGGACGCTTCTGAATACAAGCAACTATCCTCTACTGTCTTTAGCTGGACGCCCTTTTGTCGATATCGACGATGCTGTGATCGGAGAGCTTGCCGTAGCGGTTCTGACGCCCCTTCCGGTGGGCAATCACAATTCATACACCACAGCCTGCATAACGAAGATGTTGTGCGCGCGGTTGAGCCATCTGCTGGGAACCGATGAACATACGAGCCCTGGCGGATTCGAGGATTGGCAGCTTTCGGCACTTATGGAAGCGCTCGACGAGTCGACAGATGAGTGCCCTTCCGTTGCTCAAATTGCTCGCCGTTGTCGGCTTTCGGTATGTCACTTTTCTCGACTCTTCAAGGCAAAATTTGGCATGCCCCTCCATCGTTACAGAGTCAATCGGCGGATCAAAGAAGCAAAGTCTCGCTTAGTTGATTCAAGCGACCCAATCTCCCAAATTGCCCTCGACTGTGGGTTCGCCGATCAGTCCAGCTTCACACGACGCTTCACCGCCGTCTCCGGTGTTTCGCCGGGAATATGGCGTAGACAGTCCAACCATGAGTCTGCCCTCTGCGCAGTTCAGGGGTGCCTCTCCAGATTTGCCAATGCATGA